The Streptomyces kanamyceticus DNA segment CAGCGCGTCGTTGGCGCCGTCGAGCGCGGGCCAGGACTGGTGCCGCCGGACGCCGTCGGCCTCCCCGCCCTCTCCCCAGCAGTGCACATCGACATCGGCGAGGGAGCGTAACTCCCGCGCGAGGAACTCGACATGGACGCCCGCTCCGCCGTAGACATCGGGCGGGTACTCCCGGGTGAGCAGTCCCACTTTCACGTAGAACCCTCCGTCGTCCGCCTGAGGTCGGCCGCGCTCCCCTCATGGTCACCCAGACGACGCCCCGGGGGAAGACCGCTGCGGCGGCCGTTCGAAGCAACAGTCGCCGCACACACCGCCCGTGGGGCACCGGTAGTAGAGGCAACAACTACGGCGCCGGAAGGCGGTGCCTTCGAGCGTGCCCGTGCCGCGCAGTGCGGGGTGGTCGAAGAGCGCGGCGGCGAGGTCGAGCGCCCGCTCCCCCACGTCGGCGCGGCCGGTGCGCGCCGCCCAGGCGTGCAGTTCGCGCACGGCGCCCGCGAGCGCGGAGCCCGCGTTGCCCCACAGCAGCCCGGCGGAGATCCGGTACCGGGCGCGCAGCGCGGCCGACAGCGGCGCCAGGTGTCCGTGCTGCACGACGTCCCTGATGGTGCCGGGGTCGCCGGGCAGGAGGCGCAGTTCCGTCAGCCACAGGTCGTCGGGCGAGGTGCCGTCGGCGTCCCAGCGCAGCAGCGCCGGGTCGAGGTCGGGCACGGCGCCGTACAGGGCGGCGGAGCCCAGCGTCACGGACCACAGGCGGGCCGCGAGCCCGAGCTGGGCCACGGACACCGCGATGCGCTCCTCGGGCGCTCCGAGCCGCCGCCCGACCTTGTCGACGCGGAAGGCGAGGGGATCGCGGCCGGGGCCCTCGGGGGGCTCGGCGCGGGCCGTTCCTACCGGCGGGTAAGGGGGTGTCGGTGCCGCTGCGTACACCTGCGCGAACGGAGCGGTACCCCTGACGATCGGCAGCCCCTCGCGCAGAGCGAAGAAACCGCCGACGGAGCCGAGTTCTGCCAGGTCGATGTGGGTGGTCACGACAGCAGTACAGCAAGTCCCGGCGGGCCCGCGGTCTCCGGGTCCGCCACTTCCGTCCCTAGGGGGTACCCCCTCCAGGGGAGGACTCAGGCCTGGTCGTACTCCATCGGGAGTAGGACCCATTGCCTGCTCAGGTACGACGACGTGAGCCGCTTCGCGAGGCATCGTTGTATGCATGGAAGCCGATCGTTCGTCCCGCCGGGATCACCGCGCGTACCGCACACCGCGGAGCACCTCATGAGTGCCCTCGCGCTGTCCGTGGCGCTCTCCCTCGTCTCCGCCGTGGCGTACGCGGGCGGTGCGATCCTCCAGGAGCGCGTGGCGACGTCCACCCCGGACCGGCGGTACGCACCGCTGCGCCGCGGCATCTGGTGGACCGCCATCGGTCTCAACGGCCTGGGCGCGCTCCTGCACGTGGTGGCCCTCGCCTACGGCCCGCTCAGCCTGGTACAGCCGCTGGGCGCCCTGACCATCGTCTTCGCCCTGCCGATGGCGGCACTCTTCGTACGCCGCAAGGCCGGGGCCACCGCGTGGCGCGGCGCGATCATGGCGACGGTGGGCCTCGCCGGACTGCTCTCCCTCACCTCGACCTCCGGTTCCGGGACCCTGGACGCGGCCGAGCGCATGATGCTCGCGCTCATCACCGGCGGCGGCGTGCTGGCCCTGATGGTGGCCGCGCACGCGGTGCACCGTCACCCGGTGGTGCGCAGCGTGCTGCTCGCCTGCGCGGCCGGTGCGGCGTTCGGCATCGCCTCGGTGTTCACCAAGAGCGTGGCGGTCGACTGGGACCGGGACGTCGCGCTGGTCGAGCAGCTCCCGAGCCTCGGTGTGATCGCGGTGCTCGCGGCGGCCGGTGTGCTGATCTCGCAGGCGTCCTACCGGGGCGCCGGACTCGCGGCGCCGCTGTCGACGGTGACGGTCGTGAACCCGGTCGTCGCCGCGGCCGTCGGTCTCACACTGTTCGGTGAATCCTTCCGCTACGGCACCGCGGGCACGGTCATCGCGCTCGGCTGCGGTGTCGTCGCCGCGGGCGGCCTGATCCTGCTGACCACGGAGCGGCTCGGGGACACCGTCGCGGTGCGGAGCGTGACGGTGGCCGAGGCCCCGGTGACGGCGCCGGAGACCGCGTCCGCGGCCTCGCGGGACGCCGCGCCGACGGCCACCGCGGACACCGTGCCGATGCGGACCGCCGACGCCGGTGAGGGTGCGTCGCAGGACGCTCCCGGCCGGGCCTCCGCGCCCGTTCCGAGGCCGCCGGTGAACCCGCTGCCCGCGCTCCCCGCGCAGCACGCCATGCTCCGGACGCGCCGCGGCACGCTGACCCGGCATCCGCTGCACAAGGGGCAGCGGATCGGGTCCTGACCGGACCCTGCCGGGCGGCGGGACAGCGTCAGATGCGCACGCCCCGTGCCCGCAGGTACGCCAGCGGGTCGATGTCGGAACCGAAGCCGGGCCCCGTCCGCACCTCGAAGTGCAGATGCGGGCCCGTGCTGTTGCCCGTGGAACCGGAGCGTGCGATGCGCTGCCCGGCGCCCACCTTCTGACCGGCCTTCACGGAGAGCGCGGAGAGGTGGCCGTACTGGCTGTACTTGCCGTCCGCGTGCCGTA contains these protein-coding regions:
- a CDS encoding ferric iron reductase, with product MTTHIDLAELGSVGGFFALREGLPIVRGTAPFAQVYAAAPTPPYPPVGTARAEPPEGPGRDPLAFRVDKVGRRLGAPEERIAVSVAQLGLAARLWSVTLGSAALYGAVPDLDPALLRWDADGTSPDDLWLTELRLLPGDPGTIRDVVQHGHLAPLSAALRARYRISAGLLWGNAGSALAGAVRELHAWAARTGRADVGERALDLAAALFDHPALRGTGTLEGTAFRRRSCCLYYRCPTGGVCGDCCFERPPQRSSPGASSG
- a CDS encoding DMT family transporter, with amino-acid sequence MSALALSVALSLVSAVAYAGGAILQERVATSTPDRRYAPLRRGIWWTAIGLNGLGALLHVVALAYGPLSLVQPLGALTIVFALPMAALFVRRKAGATAWRGAIMATVGLAGLLSLTSTSGSGTLDAAERMMLALITGGGVLALMVAAHAVHRHPVVRSVLLACAAGAAFGIASVFTKSVAVDWDRDVALVEQLPSLGVIAVLAAAGVLISQASYRGAGLAAPLSTVTVVNPVVAAAVGLTLFGESFRYGTAGTVIALGCGVVAAGGLILLTTERLGDTVAVRSVTVAEAPVTAPETASAASRDAAPTATADTVPMRTADAGEGASQDAPGRASAPVPRPPVNPLPALPAQHAMLRTRRGTLTRHPLHKGQRIGS